A DNA window from Haloactinospora alba contains the following coding sequences:
- a CDS encoding RHS repeat domain-containing protein: MPTPPDTPVRPRSRGRSWFTQATAFILVAGLISVMPASAVAYNDRPDVPEQESVAGKTAAPDASGADDAVDEAAVTELEDADWPDRHTVELAPGSGSPEPRTFRAPDNSDGTVATLGAVDDDTRSDWESPLSRGEDDPGRHNALAPRQPEPSPEASPSAAPEPSASPSAPPSPDPTSGPGTGEDSGSEPEDAPSESTPEETPDDAPAEETPEREHPREVADAELEVLGREAAQQAGIDGVLMRLTRTDGGDAAGPVAVGLDYSGFSSAFGGNYGSRLELVALDDCTEESGDPRDCSATAELDSTNDAESQTVRAVAPATDGDGTLLAATADEGDDDSSGDYTATKLSSSYEWNVGLQTGDFSWSYPMSAPAVAGDLAPDVALNYSAQSVDGRTASTNNQTSWIGEGFDYDPGYIERKFKLCDDDGKEVADQCWGRENATMMLDGSSTELFVDEDGEWHARDDDGATVEKLTGGNNGDNNGEYWKVTTTDGTQYYFGRNRLPGWTSGDPETRSALTTPVYGNDSGEPCHASTFDESWCQQAYRWNLDYVVNPRGNAMAYYYEQETNNYGRNLGDEATPYDRASHLKRIEYGLREDDVFATAPARVQFDVSERCIPTDGFDCSAGKRSDDNADHWPDTPLDRECDGDTCPDTHSATFWSTKKLDTVTTQVHDGNEYTAVDSWDLQHEFPDSGDGTDPDLWLASVSHTGHVGGTASDPDLTFGGTAMPNRVDSTSDGLAPMRKWRMTSVYTETGGQIDVTYSDQQCSPDDTPDPDSNSEQCYPTIWTPEGGAELTDWFHKYTVTQVAQKDLVAQQPTVLTSYEYDNPGWHYDDPDGIVPEERKTWSQFRGFETVTVRKGHPDQTRTETQHRFFRGMDGDNQESGSDRSVKVTDSEGDSVTDHDAYNGMTREVITRDGPGGDVVEKTITTPWKNRTAERDYDWGTLRAHITKTETTEEYTPTSDGRQVTRTTRSFDEHGFVTETDDQGDTSTSDDDRCTRVEYARAPDKGILDTVRREETVAASCDATPDRPADVVSDDRTLYDSGDYGDAPSQGLVTGKQRVAEYTDGDAQYETTEQTTHDTYGRELTSTDALDNTTTTEYSGDTTGGAATTVTTTNPLGHTTEKHLDARSQTVAEIDADGNRTDVEYDPLGRITAVWLPDRSRERDESANKKFEYNVRKDEPTSVVTRELNENAEYITRYVIFDGLLRERQTQEPAPGGGRAITGTLYDSRGNAVVERDTYYNEKAPEGALFAVNNTDEIPRQTEKVYDGAGRVTDELQVSRGEEQWRTTTQHLGDRTKRTVPEGGTGTTEITDARGRTVEKRDHHGRKPEGEYDATTYTYGKHDKVATMTDPSGATWTYTYDLRGRKVEQTDPDVGTTTITYDSLDRKTTITDGRGETLAYTYDALGREVEMRDDSPDGDLRAEWEYDTEATGELTSSTRHSGGDEYTSRVLNYDERDRPTEERISIPASEGKLAGDYDVSTNYNPDGSVSSTELPAAGDLRQELVINEYDDIGNPTKLTTTDGDVVTGTLYTKTGKLAQREFSRGGFYSEKTWETRDYEEATDRLSEDSVVHETGSGSLSTRTYTYDDIGNIQRLTDNPTSDGLPSDTQCFDYDHQRRLTEAWTPDSSSESACQNEPDSSALGGVAPYWNSYTYDAVGNRLQETRREGNGTTVREYTIAGQESGPQHGVSSVAESGPEGESTSSYSYDDAGNMVSRDTEDGKQELTYNAEGNLVNVSGGTETDYVYDADDERLLRRAGATTTLYLPGMEVSFTAGEDSTEAKRFYEHGGDSVAVRRNDGSLHWTFNDYNGTGTLSMDADTGATVQRWFSPFGQLRGEDASAGSGGQWPSDKGFVGGTDDSSTGLTQLGERAYDAALGRFLSVDPLMLPGNAQQMHGYAYANNNPISMSDPSGLMMLDSGCCASTSNDPPRGISDIRQIKQEAMWTQQGRDIEKMRQNSGVYQRPYYQNKQSSFYTGASASGGVPYYGNPSGGGSSSGGSPAPSDPYSGPATDPDEEARDNSKSWYESAADFGSSAWDWTKDNWEGVATAGVLGVCVAASGGACLAAGAGLVGAQVTVDAVEKNGDITEMDWGRHGVNSALLGAGGAFSKWAVSGRVFSRSGWGKFAKSGPREKILPHDKGAAHRGVGSTHLGMTTFNMGVNGASWTATQGASEYFN, from the coding sequence GTGCCCACACCCCCCGACACGCCGGTGAGACCCCGCTCCCGTGGCCGGTCGTGGTTCACCCAGGCGACAGCGTTCATCCTCGTGGCCGGGCTGATCTCGGTCATGCCGGCCTCCGCTGTGGCCTACAACGACCGGCCCGACGTACCCGAACAGGAGTCCGTGGCCGGGAAAACCGCCGCACCGGACGCGAGCGGCGCCGATGACGCCGTGGACGAGGCCGCGGTGACCGAACTGGAGGACGCCGACTGGCCGGACCGGCACACGGTCGAGTTGGCACCCGGTTCCGGCTCCCCGGAACCGCGCACGTTCCGGGCGCCCGACAACAGTGACGGCACCGTCGCCACCCTGGGCGCGGTGGACGATGACACCCGTTCCGACTGGGAATCCCCCCTGTCCCGCGGGGAAGACGACCCGGGGCGGCACAACGCGCTGGCACCCCGCCAGCCCGAACCGTCACCGGAAGCCTCACCCTCCGCGGCCCCCGAACCGTCCGCATCCCCCTCCGCTCCCCCCTCTCCCGACCCCACCTCCGGCCCCGGTACCGGGGAGGACAGCGGCTCCGAACCGGAGGACGCCCCCTCGGAGAGCACCCCGGAGGAGACCCCGGACGACGCCCCGGCGGAGGAGACACCCGAGCGGGAACACCCGCGCGAGGTCGCCGACGCCGAGCTGGAGGTCCTCGGCCGCGAAGCGGCCCAGCAGGCCGGAATCGACGGTGTGCTGATGCGGCTGACCCGTACCGACGGTGGGGACGCGGCGGGTCCTGTCGCCGTCGGCCTGGACTACTCCGGCTTCTCCTCCGCGTTCGGCGGGAACTACGGCTCCCGGCTGGAGCTGGTCGCCCTGGACGACTGCACGGAGGAGTCCGGCGACCCGCGCGACTGTTCGGCCACCGCCGAACTGGACTCCACCAACGATGCCGAGTCCCAGACCGTCCGGGCCGTGGCCCCCGCCACGGACGGGGACGGGACCCTGCTCGCGGCCACCGCAGACGAAGGTGACGACGACAGCAGCGGCGACTACACGGCCACCAAACTCTCTTCCTCATACGAATGGAACGTGGGGCTGCAAACCGGCGACTTCTCCTGGTCGTACCCCATGTCGGCTCCCGCCGTCGCCGGGGACCTCGCCCCGGACGTGGCACTGAACTACTCCGCGCAGAGCGTGGACGGCCGCACCGCATCCACCAACAACCAGACCTCGTGGATCGGGGAAGGGTTCGACTACGACCCCGGCTATATCGAGCGTAAGTTCAAACTCTGCGACGACGACGGGAAAGAGGTCGCCGACCAGTGCTGGGGGCGCGAGAACGCCACCATGATGCTCGACGGCAGTTCCACGGAGCTGTTCGTCGACGAGGACGGCGAATGGCACGCCCGCGACGATGACGGTGCCACCGTGGAGAAGCTCACCGGTGGGAACAACGGCGACAACAACGGCGAGTACTGGAAAGTCACCACCACGGACGGCACCCAGTACTACTTCGGCAGGAACCGCCTACCCGGCTGGACCTCCGGCGACCCCGAGACCCGGTCGGCGCTGACCACCCCGGTCTACGGCAACGACTCCGGGGAGCCGTGCCACGCCTCCACGTTCGACGAGTCCTGGTGCCAGCAGGCCTACCGGTGGAACCTCGACTACGTGGTGAACCCCCGCGGCAACGCCATGGCCTACTACTACGAACAGGAGACCAACAACTACGGGCGTAATCTTGGGGACGAGGCCACTCCCTACGACCGCGCCTCCCACCTGAAGCGCATCGAGTACGGGCTGCGCGAGGACGACGTGTTCGCCACCGCACCCGCCCGGGTCCAGTTCGACGTCAGCGAGCGCTGCATCCCCACCGACGGGTTCGACTGCTCCGCGGGCAAACGCAGCGACGACAACGCCGACCACTGGCCCGACACCCCCCTCGACCGGGAATGCGACGGGGACACCTGCCCCGACACGCACTCGGCGACGTTCTGGTCCACCAAGAAGCTGGACACGGTCACCACCCAGGTGCACGACGGGAACGAGTACACCGCCGTTGACTCCTGGGACCTCCAGCACGAGTTCCCCGACTCGGGGGACGGGACGGACCCGGACCTGTGGCTCGCCTCGGTCTCCCACACCGGCCACGTCGGCGGCACCGCCTCCGATCCGGACCTCACCTTCGGTGGGACGGCCATGCCCAACCGGGTGGACAGCACCTCCGACGGCCTCGCCCCCATGCGCAAGTGGCGCATGACCTCGGTGTACACCGAGACCGGCGGCCAGATCGACGTGACCTACTCCGACCAGCAGTGCTCCCCCGACGACACTCCGGACCCCGACTCGAACTCCGAACAGTGCTACCCCACCATCTGGACACCGGAAGGTGGGGCGGAGCTCACCGACTGGTTCCACAAGTACACCGTCACCCAGGTCGCGCAGAAGGACCTGGTGGCCCAGCAGCCCACGGTTCTCACCTCCTACGAGTACGACAACCCCGGCTGGCACTACGACGACCCCGACGGCATCGTCCCCGAGGAGCGCAAGACCTGGTCCCAGTTCCGCGGTTTCGAGACGGTCACCGTCCGCAAGGGCCACCCCGACCAGACCCGGACCGAGACCCAGCACCGCTTCTTCCGCGGCATGGACGGCGACAACCAGGAGTCCGGCTCCGACCGGTCGGTCAAGGTCACCGACTCCGAAGGCGACAGCGTCACCGACCACGACGCCTACAACGGCATGACCCGCGAGGTCATCACCCGTGACGGTCCCGGCGGGGACGTCGTCGAGAAGACCATCACGACACCGTGGAAGAACAGGACCGCCGAACGCGACTACGACTGGGGCACCCTGCGCGCCCACATCACCAAGACCGAGACCACCGAGGAGTACACCCCCACCAGCGACGGCCGCCAGGTAACCCGCACCACCAGGAGCTTCGACGAGCACGGTTTCGTCACCGAGACCGACGACCAGGGCGACACGTCCACGAGCGACGACGACCGCTGCACCCGCGTCGAGTACGCCCGCGCCCCCGATAAGGGCATACTGGACACGGTGCGCCGTGAGGAAACCGTGGCGGCCTCGTGCGACGCCACCCCTGACCGTCCGGCGGACGTCGTCAGCGACGACCGCACCCTCTACGACAGCGGCGACTACGGCGACGCCCCCAGCCAGGGACTGGTGACCGGGAAGCAGCGCGTGGCCGAGTACACCGACGGCGACGCGCAGTACGAAACCACCGAACAGACCACCCACGACACCTACGGTCGCGAACTCACCAGCACCGACGCGCTGGACAACACGACCACCACCGAGTACTCCGGCGACACCACCGGAGGGGCGGCCACCACCGTCACCACCACCAACCCCCTGGGACACACCACCGAGAAGCATCTCGACGCCCGCTCCCAGACCGTCGCCGAGATCGACGCGGACGGGAACCGCACCGACGTCGAGTACGACCCCCTCGGCCGGATCACCGCCGTGTGGCTCCCGGACCGCTCCAGGGAACGCGACGAGTCGGCGAACAAGAAGTTCGAGTACAACGTCCGCAAGGACGAACCCACGAGCGTCGTCACCCGCGAGCTCAACGAGAACGCCGAGTACATCACGAGGTACGTGATCTTCGACGGCCTCCTGCGCGAGCGCCAGACCCAGGAACCCGCCCCCGGCGGAGGCCGTGCCATCACCGGCACCCTGTACGACTCGCGCGGCAACGCCGTCGTGGAACGCGACACCTACTACAACGAGAAGGCACCCGAGGGCGCGCTGTTCGCGGTGAACAACACCGACGAGATCCCCCGCCAGACGGAGAAGGTCTACGACGGGGCGGGCCGGGTCACCGACGAGCTCCAGGTGTCCCGTGGCGAGGAGCAGTGGCGCACCACCACCCAGCATCTGGGGGACCGCACCAAGAGGACCGTTCCCGAGGGCGGTACCGGAACCACCGAGATCACCGACGCCCGGGGCCGCACCGTCGAGAAGCGGGACCACCACGGCCGCAAACCCGAAGGGGAGTACGACGCCACCACCTACACCTACGGCAAGCACGACAAAGTCGCCACGATGACCGACCCGTCCGGCGCCACCTGGACCTACACCTACGACCTGCGCGGCCGCAAGGTGGAACAGACCGATCCGGACGTGGGAACGACCACCATCACCTACGACTCCCTCGACCGGAAGACGACCATCACCGACGGGCGCGGTGAGACCCTGGCCTACACCTACGACGCGCTCGGCCGCGAGGTCGAGATGCGCGACGACTCGCCCGACGGCGACCTGCGCGCCGAGTGGGAGTACGACACCGAGGCCACGGGTGAGCTCACGTCCTCCACCCGCCACTCGGGCGGGGACGAGTACACCTCGCGGGTGCTGAACTACGACGAACGCGACCGTCCCACCGAGGAACGGATCAGCATCCCCGCATCCGAGGGGAAGCTGGCCGGCGACTACGACGTCAGCACCAACTACAACCCGGACGGCTCCGTGAGCAGCACGGAACTCCCCGCGGCCGGCGACCTGCGCCAGGAACTCGTCATCAACGAGTACGACGACATCGGAAACCCCACGAAGCTCACCACCACCGACGGCGATGTCGTCACCGGCACCCTGTACACCAAGACCGGGAAGCTGGCGCAACGCGAGTTCAGCCGCGGCGGCTTCTACTCGGAGAAGACCTGGGAGACCCGCGACTACGAGGAGGCGACCGACCGGCTGTCCGAGGACAGCGTCGTCCACGAGACCGGTTCCGGGTCGTTGAGCACCCGCACGTACACCTACGACGACATCGGCAACATCCAACGCCTCACCGACAACCCCACGAGCGACGGGCTCCCGTCGGACACACAGTGCTTCGACTACGACCACCAGCGCCGCCTCACAGAGGCGTGGACCCCCGACAGTAGCTCGGAATCCGCCTGCCAGAACGAGCCCGACTCCTCCGCGCTGGGCGGTGTCGCCCCGTACTGGAACTCCTACACCTACGACGCCGTGGGCAACCGGCTGCAGGAGACCCGCCGGGAAGGCAACGGCACGACGGTGCGCGAGTACACCATCGCCGGTCAGGAAAGCGGCCCCCAGCACGGCGTGTCCTCGGTGGCCGAGAGCGGCCCCGAGGGGGAGAGCACCTCCAGCTACAGCTACGACGACGCCGGGAACATGGTCAGCCGGGACACCGAGGACGGGAAACAGGAGCTGACGTACAACGCCGAGGGCAACCTGGTCAACGTCAGCGGCGGAACCGAGACGGACTACGTCTACGACGCTGACGACGAGCGCCTGCTGCGCCGGGCGGGGGCGACGACGACGCTGTACCTGCCGGGGATGGAGGTGAGCTTCACTGCGGGGGAGGACTCCACCGAGGCGAAGCGGTTCTATGAGCACGGCGGGGACTCTGTCGCGGTGCGGCGCAACGACGGGTCGCTGCACTGGACGTTCAACGACTACAACGGCACGGGGACGTTGTCCATGGACGCCGATACGGGGGCCACGGTGCAGCGGTGGTTCTCCCCGTTCGGTCAGCTGCGGGGTGAGGACGCCTCGGCCGGTTCCGGTGGCCAGTGGCCCAGTGACAAGGGTTTCGTCGGCGGTACCGATGATTCCTCCACGGGGCTGACCCAGTTGGGGGAACGCGCCTACGATGCCGCGCTGGGCCGGTTTCTGTCAGTGGACCCGTTGATGCTGCCGGGCAACGCTCAACAGATGCACGGGTATGCCTATGCGAACAACAACCCGATCTCAATGAGCGATCCGTCCGGGCTGATGATGCTTGATTCTGGGTGCTGTGCCTCGACTAGTAATGATCCTCCGCGCGGGATCAGTGATATTAGGCAAATCAAGCAAGAGGCGATGTGGACGCAGCAGGGGCGTGATATAGAGAAGATGCGGCAGAACAGTGGTGTCTACCAGAGGCCGTATTACCAGAACAAGCAGAGTTCGTTCTATACGGGAGCTTCAGCAAGCGGAGGGGTTCCTTACTACGGAAATCCGTCCGGTGGCGGGAGTTCGTCTGGAGGTTCTCCCGCTCCTTCTGATCCATACAGCGGTCCTGCGACTGACCCTGATGAGGAAGCCCGGGATAACTCCAAATCATGGTACGAGTCAGCTGCTGACTTTGGTTCTTCCGCGTGGGACTGGACGAAAGATAACTGGGAAGGCGTTGCGACTGCTGGCGTTCTGGGAGTTTGTGTGGCTGCGAGTGGTGGTGCGTGCCTCGCTGCGGGAGCAGGACTTGTTGGAGCGCAGGTAACAGTAGATGCCGTGGAAAAAAATGGTGATATTACTGAAATGGACTGGGGAAGGCATGGAGTGAATTCTGCTTTGTTGGGTGCAGGGGGAGCTTTTTCTAAATGGGCCGTCAGTGGAAGAGTATTTTCGAGGTCGGGTTGGGGTAAATTTGCAAAGAGTGGGCCGCGTGAAAAAATTCTTCCGCACGATAAAGGTGCTGCACATAGAGGCGTGGGAAGCACGCATTTGGGAATGACAACATTTAATATGGGAGTGAATGGCGCATCCTGGACTGCTACTCAGGGGGCTTCGGAGTATTTTAATTAA
- a CDS encoding thiol-disulfide oxidoreductase DCC family protein gives MSTVPVLLYDGDCGFCTRSVRLAARFPADVALLPWQAADVAALGTTESRARREVVFVDEYQRVHGGAAAVAALLRRCGPGWRVVGRALGAPGIRPLAERVYRLVADNRHRLPGTTPACHLPSEQWPG, from the coding sequence ATGAGCACCGTCCCTGTCCTGCTGTACGACGGCGACTGCGGATTCTGCACCCGGAGTGTCCGCCTGGCGGCCCGGTTTCCCGCTGATGTCGCGCTGCTGCCGTGGCAGGCAGCCGACGTCGCGGCGTTGGGGACGACGGAGAGTCGTGCCCGCCGTGAGGTGGTGTTCGTGGACGAGTACCAACGGGTCCACGGCGGTGCGGCGGCCGTAGCGGCGCTACTGCGCCGGTGCGGCCCCGGCTGGCGTGTGGTGGGGCGTGCGCTCGGTGCTCCGGGGATTCGCCCGCTCGCGGAGCGGGTCTACCGTCTCGTGGCCGACAACCGGCACCGGCTGCCCGGCACCACCCCGGCCTGCCACCTCCCCAGTGAACAATGGCCCGGGTAG
- a CDS encoding LamG-like jellyroll fold domain-containing protein, with translation MRAAMRAAGAAVAGFVVLPALVTGTAEADEATGPETAQEREALAEADDSGERVEVPSATTETTQVFAEPDGTFTLEEYPQPVRVRDGDGWTPVDTTLTQHEDGTIGPQAAAADLAFSAGGAAPMARIQLGSNTVELDWVSELPEPQLDGNTATYPDVLPDVDLVLTAGVDGFSQVLEVHSAEAAASPELDQLEFALDTTGVELSRDEAGNLTAAGNDGGEDVFVASAPQMWDSGGNQNEGGDAPAELRTQTPTSGDRTARVDTDLTPDAVTLTPDQEMLDSADTTYPVYIDPSVSVNREDWAYVDKQYPSTSYFNSSDEDTGVGYEPQYGHTKRAFWEFDVAGRTKRPHTVIDSATLRMEVTHAFGCTGAEFSLHLTGTIDSDTTWNNQPRKADHQDTVDVDHGRPGCDGPGVEFDATDAYTSGVDEDWPNVTLGLYGNETASGDNWDWRRFAKDPKLVVKYNTTPATPKTDSMSDSHGGVCSTDPDDPRLINTTEPTLRAKVRDYDSKWGGQKVKARFEWREHPDGDTLGDADSASTDVDEWPDGSYRSAQASGLPEGPVVGYRAKASDGQHWGPWSNWCYVEVDTDAPDTGPEVSSTDYPDDDTTHGGVGEAGEFTFSANGVADAEAYHYSVNDASCSTELIPDEPGDSVTAAITPRADGPNLIHARTTDAHGNSSECVLVHTFTVAPPSSDVARFRMDEGSGDTAADAVADGRTATAVGNVEWTRGRVGQPDGDSYRANGTAVLTDGTDDSRLATDGAVVDTSEEFSVAAWVRLDSKEANATAVSQVGNAQSGFYLGYQTTYGHDNWVLKIPPEDTVGASGWTRAVSNEPAKTGVWTHLLGTVDPETGEAILYVNGVRQDTTEKRENPWNAGGPLVIGGAKFEEDPADAWPGAIDDVRLWDRTVIGEQPDGSDRRPETWRLANQPAALAGRWRLNETSGTEAADSSDHGLTGTLHGDPETVWSGATNPATSSSGATVDSSEDRITTDAPAVRTDRSFSVAAWVRLDEKGANSTAVSQNGNVHSGFYLGHQNTYDWDNWVLKMPPSDDADASGWHRALSGGAPELGAWTHLAATYDHTTNELTLYVNGVRQGTTDTHESPWNADGSLTLGTGRFEGSPNGSWNGDIDDVHVYQGVLSAAGVERVKEGYLP, from the coding sequence ATGCGCGCTGCGATGCGGGCGGCCGGCGCCGCGGTAGCGGGATTCGTAGTGCTTCCGGCACTGGTGACAGGAACAGCGGAAGCTGACGAAGCTACCGGACCCGAAACGGCGCAGGAGCGTGAGGCGCTGGCTGAGGCGGATGACAGCGGCGAACGTGTCGAGGTCCCGTCAGCCACCACCGAAACGACCCAAGTGTTCGCCGAACCGGACGGCACCTTCACCCTGGAGGAGTACCCGCAACCAGTGCGGGTGCGTGACGGAGACGGGTGGACTCCTGTCGACACCACCCTCACGCAGCATGAGGACGGCACCATCGGCCCTCAAGCGGCTGCCGCCGACCTCGCGTTCTCCGCTGGTGGTGCAGCGCCGATGGCCCGGATACAGCTGGGATCCAACACCGTCGAACTGGACTGGGTCAGTGAACTGCCCGAACCGCAGTTGGACGGAAACACGGCCACCTACCCTGACGTCTTACCTGACGTGGACCTGGTGTTGACCGCCGGCGTGGACGGTTTCTCCCAGGTTCTGGAGGTGCACAGCGCCGAAGCCGCAGCCAGCCCCGAGCTGGACCAACTCGAGTTCGCCCTGGACACTACCGGCGTGGAACTGAGCCGGGACGAGGCCGGAAACCTGACAGCCGCCGGGAACGACGGTGGCGAGGACGTGTTCGTGGCCTCGGCACCGCAGATGTGGGACTCCGGTGGAAACCAGAACGAGGGCGGGGACGCACCGGCCGAACTGCGCACCCAAACACCCACCTCCGGTGACCGCACGGCTCGGGTCGACACGGATCTCACACCGGATGCGGTCACGCTTACCCCTGACCAGGAGATGCTGGACAGCGCGGATACCACATATCCCGTCTACATCGACCCGTCAGTGTCGGTGAACCGTGAGGACTGGGCCTACGTCGACAAGCAGTACCCCTCCACCAGCTACTTCAACAGTTCGGACGAGGACACCGGTGTCGGCTACGAACCCCAGTACGGCCACACCAAACGGGCCTTCTGGGAGTTCGACGTGGCGGGACGCACCAAACGCCCCCACACCGTCATCGACAGCGCGACCCTGCGCATGGAGGTCACCCACGCGTTCGGCTGCACCGGCGCGGAATTCAGCCTGCACCTCACGGGAACGATCGACTCGGATACCACCTGGAACAACCAGCCCCGCAAAGCGGACCACCAGGACACCGTCGACGTGGACCACGGGCGTCCCGGCTGCGACGGCCCCGGCGTGGAATTCGACGCCACCGACGCCTACACGTCCGGCGTGGACGAGGACTGGCCGAACGTGACCCTCGGCCTGTACGGCAACGAGACCGCCTCCGGAGACAACTGGGACTGGCGACGGTTCGCCAAGGACCCCAAACTTGTCGTGAAGTACAACACCACCCCGGCGACACCGAAAACCGACAGCATGTCGGACTCACATGGTGGCGTGTGCTCCACGGACCCGGATGACCCCCGACTGATCAACACCACCGAGCCGACACTGCGCGCCAAGGTACGCGACTACGACTCCAAATGGGGCGGCCAGAAAGTCAAAGCCCGGTTCGAATGGCGCGAGCACCCTGACGGGGACACCCTCGGCGACGCCGACTCGGCCTCGACCGACGTGGACGAATGGCCCGACGGCTCATACCGCAGCGCCCAAGCCAGTGGTCTTCCCGAAGGTCCCGTCGTCGGCTACCGTGCCAAAGCTTCCGACGGCCAGCACTGGGGTCCCTGGTCGAACTGGTGCTACGTCGAGGTGGACACCGACGCCCCCGACACCGGACCGGAAGTCTCCTCCACGGACTACCCCGACGACGACACCACACACGGTGGTGTCGGGGAAGCCGGAGAATTCACGTTCAGCGCCAACGGCGTCGCGGACGCGGAGGCGTACCACTACAGCGTCAACGACGCCTCCTGCTCCACCGAACTCATACCGGACGAGCCGGGAGATTCGGTCACAGCCGCCATCACCCCGCGTGCGGACGGACCGAACCTGATCCACGCACGCACCACGGACGCGCACGGCAACTCATCCGAATGCGTACTCGTACACACCTTCACCGTCGCCCCGCCCAGCAGCGATGTGGCACGTTTCCGTATGGATGAGGGGAGCGGAGACACAGCGGCCGACGCCGTCGCCGACGGGCGTACTGCCACAGCGGTCGGCAACGTGGAATGGACCCGGGGACGAGTCGGACAACCCGACGGCGACTCCTACCGGGCCAACGGCACCGCTGTCCTTACCGACGGGACCGATGACAGCCGCCTCGCCACCGACGGGGCTGTCGTCGACACCAGCGAGGAGTTCTCCGTCGCAGCCTGGGTGCGGCTGGACAGCAAGGAGGCCAACGCAACTGCGGTTTCCCAGGTTGGAAACGCGCAGAGCGGCTTCTACCTCGGATACCAAACCACATACGGACATGACAACTGGGTACTGAAGATTCCTCCGGAAGACACCGTCGGCGCTTCCGGTTGGACCCGTGCTGTGTCCAACGAACCCGCCAAGACTGGGGTATGGACTCATCTGTTGGGAACAGTGGACCCAGAGACCGGTGAAGCGATCCTGTACGTGAACGGAGTGCGTCAGGACACCACCGAAAAACGGGAAAACCCGTGGAACGCTGGCGGGCCGCTCGTTATTGGCGGAGCCAAATTCGAGGAGGATCCCGCAGACGCCTGGCCCGGCGCTATCGACGACGTGCGCCTGTGGGACCGGACGGTCATCGGTGAGCAACCGGACGGCTCTGATAGAAGGCCGGAAACCTGGAGGTTGGCGAATCAGCCGGCGGCGCTGGCAGGACGCTGGCGGTTGAACGAGACCAGTGGAACCGAAGCCGCGGACTCCAGCGACCACGGCCTGACCGGGACGCTGCACGGCGATCCGGAAACCGTGTGGAGCGGTGCGACTAATCCCGCCACCTCCTCCTCGGGAGCCACGGTGGACAGCTCGGAGGATCGCATCACCACGGATGCTCCAGCCGTGCGCACGGACCGCAGTTTCAGCGTCGCCGCCTGGGTGCGGTTGGACGAGAAAGGCGCGAACTCGACAGCGGTGTCCCAGAACGGGAACGTGCACAGCGGGTTCTACCTCGGCCACCAGAACACCTACGACTGGGACAACTGGGTGCTGAAGATGCCCCCGTCCGACGACGCGGATGCCAGCGGCTGGCACCGTGCCCTGTCCGGAGGAGCTCCCGAACTCGGTGCGTGGACGCACCTGGCCGCAACCTACGACCACACCACGAACGAGCTCACCCTCTACGTCAACGGGGTGAGGCAGGGCACCACCGACACCCACGAAAGCCCGTGGAACGCCGACGGCTCCCTCACCCTCGGCACCGGACGGTTCGAAGGCAGCCCCAACGGCTCCTGGAACGGCGACATCGACGACGTGCACGTCTACCAGGGAGTACTCAGCGCCGCCGGAGTCGAGCGGGTCAAGGAGGGATACCTGCCCTGA